The genome window AAATAGTCAAAATATTCTCTTTAGACCCGAAGGCTGGAGTGGTTCAATGTAACTCTATCTCTATGTGGGATAGAAAAACACTGGACTCTGGCATGAACTACCTTGATAGATTTGGATTTGCTTATAGCTATGCTCCTCAAGAAAATCCTTGGAAGGTGTTCTTTGCTGAGGGCATGGCTTTTGCAATGAGAAAGGATGTCTTTGATGAAATTGGGGGTTTTGATGAGTACTACTTCATGGAATACGATGACATGGATCTATGCTGGAGAGCTCGTTTAGCTGGTTATGAAGTTTATTTTGCTCCAAAGTCTATTGTTTATCATGCAAGGGGAGGAACAGTAGGAGGAACGTACTTTAAGCGCAAACTCAGAAACATAACCCAGTATGTGAGGAACCATTATGTTACTTTAATAAAGAATTATGAATTAAAAAACTTGATTCCCGCTCTGATCGTAGTTACGGTTATTCAAATTGGGAAAATAACATACTTTTTAATCAAAAGAGAATTTAGACTAGCAAAAGCTACCATTTCTGGGATTTTCCAAGTTATAAAAGATATAAAGCTGATACTTAAAAAGAGGAAAGAAGTCCAAAAGAACATCAGAAAGGTTTCTGACAAGAAAATTATGGAATATATGCATCCATTCAAACCATCGTTACAATACAAATTTATTGTTTTACAAAAAGAAGGAAAGAAGTTTATTATACATTCAAAGCCACCAAAAGGGGAATGGGAGATGAGAGTATGAAAAAGATTAAAGTAGGTGTTATCCCTGCAGCTGGGAAAGGAAATCGAATATCTGAGTTGCCATTAACAAGAATTTTGCCCAAACCAATGTTACCAATTCTTAATAGACCAATCCTAGAGTATGTAATCGAAAATATGAAAAAAGTTGGAGTTGAGACAGTATATATGATTGTGGGACATAAAAAGGAGCTAATAAAAGAGTATTTTAGAGATGGGAGTGAGTGGAATGTTGATATATCCTATATTGAGCAGAAAGAACTGAAAGGTATTGCACATGCAGTCGGATTGACTAGGGAGTACATAGATGAACCCTTCATGGTGATACTAGGGGATGATTTAACGATTACGGATTCATTTAATAATTTTGTAGAGATATTCTGGAAAACGGGGGCATATGTAGTAGAAGGAGTTGTATCAGAGAATAGCCTTGAAGTTTTAAAAAGAACATGCTATGTTCTATTAGATAACAACAATAAAATCATTGAGATTGTAGAAAAACCCACCCAACCCAAATCTAACTTGCGTGGAATAGGTGTGTATCTATTTGATCCTATAGTTTTTGAATACATTGATAGAACACCAATTTCTGCAAAGAGAGGCGAAAAAGAGATTACTGATACTATAGGATTAATGGCAAAAGATGGAAAAGCCTATGGGGCAATAATAAATGGGGTTAATATAAATATCAACACACTTGATGATCTAATGTCGGCAATTAGGATACTTCTTAAAATAGATACGGAGAGTGATATCTTATGAAAGTGATGGTTTTTGGCATCGATGGTATGTCTCCAGATGTATTAAAAAAAGTTATTGATTATCTTGAGTTGCCTCACTTAAGAAAGATTATCAAGGATGGTATAGTCGCTTCTACTGAAACAGTTTTCCCTCCTTCTTCAGCTCCTGCTTGGACTAGTTTATTTACAGGAACCACCCCAGAGGCTCATGGAGTATTTGACTTTTTTGATACTTTTCTACTTCGGAAAGGAATATTTTCAATTGATAGGACATTATCCAGTGTCAATTTGTGGAATAAAACTGTTTGGGCAAAAGCATCTCTACTAAAAAAACGTGTACTATGTGTTGGGGTTCCAGTGTTTTATCCTGCTCATAAAGTAAATGGGATCTACATAGCAGGTGAACTTCTAACCCCCCAAATAGATAGAAAAGCTGTATATCCAGTAGATGTCTATAAACTGGTTAAAGATTTTGGTTATGAAAAATCATTTAATGAAATGCACGATGCTATTGCTAGAATTTCTACAACAAAGCTATATGGCACTAGGTATGAAATATTCTCATTGATTGAAGATATTACAAATAATGAAAAAATAAAATTCGACATTTTCCGAACATTATTTGAACAAAATGAGTATGATTTATCAATATTTGTAACAACCGCTTATGATTATATTTCCCATTACTTTTTAGATGAGTCAAATATTGGACAAACTGCAAAAGTTATGAAGCCATACTTTAATGCATTGGATAACTTTGCAAAATACATAATCTCCAATTTGGATGATGATTCTATACTATTTGTGGTGTCTGATCATGGTATGCATACAATATACCGTGTCTTTTTAATAAATAACTGGTTAAGAATGAAAAAATTATTAATACCTAGGGAGTATCATATAAAAAATTTAAACATAACTCATTTTCAAAAGAAGGCATTACATATTTTAGTTAAATTTAGCAGATATTTACATTTAGACAACGTGCTTAGAAAATATGTCGAATCAAAGATCAAAAATATGGGTAGAGCTAAAAGCTTTGTAGATGCAATAGACATTGAGAATTCGCTAGGATATTGTTTATCTTACTCATCTTATGGCATTTTCTTAAAACAAAAAAAGATTAAGCAAAGATTAATGACTGAGTTAAAAAGCTTAAAAGATGATAATTACAATAATAAAATATTTAATAATGTATGGTCATATACATCTTCTGAAAAAGCCCCTGATATAATCCTAATGCCTAATAAGGGCTATACAATATCTCCTTTGTTACTGAAAGGTGAGAATATATTAGTGGACTCTAATAAGATAAGCGTCAAAGTTGCAGACCATACAGTAGATGCAACGTTTATAGCATATCCACGAGACCAATATTCCGGATATTTGCCTAAGAATATAACTGATATACATGACATAATTTTAGAAAATCTACAAAAGTGATGGTTAATGGTAAACAAAACTAAATCAATTATACCGATTGGTTTAATTGGTTTTATGCTTGGAGCAGTTGTAGGTCTTGTTTCGTTAAGACATTTTATATTCTCAAAAGGATTGGCAATATGGCAAGATTTACATTGGGTATATCATTCGCAATTGTATTCAAAATATTTGTGGGATGAATATACTCAAACATTTATTATACCTAACCATTTAATTGGCAAATATTGGTTATATCTCTTTCCACCAGAACTTAGTGAAAGGTTACTATTTATTGTGTTATTTGGTATTTCAGGATTCTCTATGTTCTACACAATGTACAAATTAACAGACGATTTCATTGCAAGCTTAATATCAACGATATTTTTTGTGATAAACCCTGTAGTAGCTATACGTTTGGGGCATTGGCTCTTGTTATGGTATTATTCTTTTCTCCCTATACTATTTTATTCTTCTTTACGTGCATTTAATGAAGTATCTAGACTTGACTCACTATTTATTTCAAAAATTTTGAAAATATCTCTACCGATTTCGCTAATTCTTTTTTTGATGTCCCCCTCAGTTAGATTGCCTTATTATTTTCCAATTATCTTTCTAGCTTTTGTTATCTGTTTGTCTCAACCTTATAAAGAGAATTTGAAAAAGTTCACATTTTTAGTACTTATGATAGGTTTACTATATATTTTTCTATCTTTAGTATGGTTACTTCCATTAATTTTTGCTAAATCCTTAACTCCTAGTAATTATGTAGTTACAAGTGAAGTGTTAAGAATGTTAAGTAGAAATTCGGGAATTCTAAAAGTCATCACTTTACAATCTTTCTGGGCAGATAATTGGTTCAGAGAAATATTTAACATATCAGGAGTTTTTTATACTACATGGATATTAGTTCTCTGTAATATTTCCTGTCTAGTGTTTTTATCATTATTGATATATAGGAAAGAGGAATTAAGAGAACTAAAAGAAAACGCTAAATTAATTTTAGTTTTGACATCATATTTGTTAGTATTAATTTTTTTAGCTAAAGGAACCCAGCCCCCATTCGGAGAATTTTATGAGTGGTTAATTTTCAAGTCACCAATATTATCAAAATTTGGATGGCAATTTAGAGGTCCTAATAAATGGAATCTCTTAATTATGTTTATATATTCACTTCTAATCGGTCTGACTATAAATACTGTAAATATTATACTAGATAAATACAAAAATCAAAGAAAAATACCTAGATATTACAAGCAAATTTTTATTCTAGTATTATTAAGTATACCGTTAATAGCAGGATACCCTTTACTTACTGGTGATCTCAATGGCAAACTAAAACCTCAACCTGTTCCTGAAGAGTATATCCAATTAGATCAATGGCTAGAGAACCAATATACCACTTATT of Thermococcus sp. M39 contains these proteins:
- a CDS encoding glycosyltransferase family 2 protein, whose protein sequence is MDNKKYLPKVSIIIVNLNGKKWLEKCIPSVLQSDYPRDKMEIILVDNGSTDGSADFARSLLQKEQINFKIIENNENKGWSPANNQGARVATGEILLFLSNDMEVDKNWIKEIVKIFSLDPKAGVVQCNSISMWDRKTLDSGMNYLDRFGFAYSYAPQENPWKVFFAEGMAFAMRKDVFDEIGGFDEYYFMEYDDMDLCWRARLAGYEVYFAPKSIVYHARGGTVGGTYFKRKLRNITQYVRNHYVTLIKNYELKNLIPALIVVTVIQIGKITYFLIKREFRLAKATISGIFQVIKDIKLILKKRKEVQKNIRKVSDKKIMEYMHPFKPSLQYKFIVLQKEGKKFIIHSKPPKGEWEMRV
- a CDS encoding nucleotidyltransferase family protein, with the translated sequence MGDESMKKIKVGVIPAAGKGNRISELPLTRILPKPMLPILNRPILEYVIENMKKVGVETVYMIVGHKKELIKEYFRDGSEWNVDISYIEQKELKGIAHAVGLTREYIDEPFMVILGDDLTITDSFNNFVEIFWKTGAYVVEGVVSENSLEVLKRTCYVLLDNNNKIIEIVEKPTQPKSNLRGIGVYLFDPIVFEYIDRTPISAKRGEKEITDTIGLMAKDGKAYGAIINGVNININTLDDLMSAIRILLKIDTESDIL
- a CDS encoding alkaline phosphatase family protein, whose product is MKVMVFGIDGMSPDVLKKVIDYLELPHLRKIIKDGIVASTETVFPPSSAPAWTSLFTGTTPEAHGVFDFFDTFLLRKGIFSIDRTLSSVNLWNKTVWAKASLLKKRVLCVGVPVFYPAHKVNGIYIAGELLTPQIDRKAVYPVDVYKLVKDFGYEKSFNEMHDAIARISTTKLYGTRYEIFSLIEDITNNEKIKFDIFRTLFEQNEYDLSIFVTTAYDYISHYFLDESNIGQTAKVMKPYFNALDNFAKYIISNLDDDSILFVVSDHGMHTIYRVFLINNWLRMKKLLIPREYHIKNLNITHFQKKALHILVKFSRYLHLDNVLRKYVESKIKNMGRAKSFVDAIDIENSLGYCLSYSSYGIFLKQKKIKQRLMTELKSLKDDNYNNKIFNNVWSYTSSEKAPDIILMPNKGYTISPLLLKGENILVDSNKISVKVADHTVDATFIAYPRDQYSGYLPKNITDIHDIILENLQK